The following coding sequences are from one Streptomyces sp. NBC_00536 window:
- a CDS encoding cysteine hydrolase family protein: MTNTSAFDAPLSLDPDAVLIVIDVQRGFEDHTFWGRRDNPGAEKNMTALTDAWQSTGRPVVVVQHASTGGPLQPGTPGYELKPEVAAVRADLYITKTVNSAFYGTPDLHAWLSERGAKQVVIIGIMTNVCNETTARMAGNLGYDAVFPADAMHTFDMAGPDGDTIPAEDLARATSAVLHRMRFAKVVTTEAVLAAC, translated from the coding sequence ATGACCAACACCAGCGCATTCGACGCCCCCCTCTCCCTCGACCCCGACGCCGTCCTGATCGTGATCGACGTACAGCGGGGCTTCGAGGACCACACCTTCTGGGGGCGCCGGGACAACCCGGGCGCCGAGAAGAACATGACCGCCCTCACCGACGCCTGGCAGTCCACCGGACGCCCCGTCGTCGTGGTCCAGCACGCGAGTACCGGCGGCCCGCTCCAGCCGGGCACGCCGGGGTACGAGCTGAAGCCCGAGGTCGCCGCCGTCCGGGCCGACCTGTACATCACCAAGACGGTCAACAGCGCCTTCTACGGCACCCCCGACCTGCACGCCTGGCTCTCGGAGCGGGGCGCGAAGCAGGTGGTGATCATCGGCATCATGACCAACGTCTGCAACGAGACCACCGCCCGCATGGCGGGAAACCTCGGCTACGACGCCGTCTTCCCGGCCGACGCGATGCACACCTTCGACATGGCGGGACCCGACGGGGACACCATCCCCGCCGAGGACCTCGCCCGCGCCACCTCGGCCGTCCTGCACCGGATGCGGTTCGCGAAGGTGGTCACCACCGAGGCGGTCCTGGCGGCCTGCTGA
- a CDS encoding GlxA family transcriptional regulator, whose amino-acid sequence MSAAPVAPAPVRIPEPEAVPALRAPRTVGCLLFDGVRAFDYAVIGEVWSRLAGVELRVCGPSAARVRLGGGLERVPDHGLDALLECDLILVPGVEEPLAARDPAVLEVLRAAHGRGVALASLCAGAFVLAEAGLLEGRTVTTHWSLTGRLAARYPGVDVRPEVLFTGDGEIWTSAGVAAGIDLCLHLVRAAHGQRAAAAVARAMVTAPFRPGGQAQFIPSPVPPEPDAGRDDPLAGARAVVLGALGDPWTVRRMADAALMSERTFARRFAEACGTTPLRWLLEQRVLAAQQLLEETDLPVEEVATRCGFGSAVSLRPAFVRRLGLSPRAYRQTFRGTA is encoded by the coding sequence ATGTCCGCCGCGCCCGTTGCTCCCGCCCCCGTCCGCATCCCCGAGCCCGAAGCCGTGCCCGCCCTCCGGGCGCCGCGGACCGTCGGCTGCCTGCTCTTCGACGGGGTCCGGGCCTTCGACTACGCCGTCATCGGTGAGGTGTGGAGCCGCCTGGCGGGTGTCGAGCTGCGCGTGTGCGGGCCGTCCGCGGCCCGGGTCCGGCTCGGCGGCGGCCTGGAGCGGGTGCCCGATCACGGTCTGGACGCGCTGCTGGAGTGCGACCTGATCCTGGTTCCCGGGGTGGAGGAGCCGCTCGCCGCCCGCGATCCGGCCGTGCTGGAGGTGCTGCGCGCCGCGCACGGCCGGGGGGTCGCGCTGGCGTCGCTGTGCGCGGGTGCGTTCGTACTGGCCGAGGCGGGCCTGCTGGAGGGCCGTACCGTCACCACCCACTGGTCGCTCACGGGGCGGCTGGCCGCGCGGTACCCGGGCGTCGACGTCCGGCCGGAGGTGCTGTTCACCGGGGACGGGGAGATCTGGACCTCGGCCGGGGTGGCGGCGGGCATCGACCTCTGTCTGCACCTGGTGCGCGCGGCGCACGGGCAGCGGGCCGCGGCGGCGGTCGCGCGGGCGATGGTCACCGCGCCGTTCCGGCCGGGGGGCCAGGCCCAGTTCATCCCGTCTCCGGTCCCGCCGGAGCCGGACGCCGGGCGGGACGATCCGCTCGCCGGGGCGCGGGCGGTGGTACTGGGCGCCCTCGGGGACCCATGGACGGTCCGGCGGATGGCCGACGCGGCCCTGATGTCCGAGCGCACCTTCGCGCGCCGGTTCGCCGAGGCCTGCGGTACGACGCCGCTGCGCTGGCTGCTGGAGCAGCGGGTACTGGCGGCCCAGCAGCTGCTGGAGGAGACGGACCTGCCGGTCGAGGAGGTCGCGACGCGCTGCGGGTTCGGTTCGGCGGTCTCGCTGCGGCCCGCCTTCGTACGGCGGCTGGGGCTGTCCCCGCGCGCCTACCGGCAGACCTTCCGCGGAACGGCGTAA
- a CDS encoding MarR family winged helix-turn-helix transcriptional regulator, whose amino-acid sequence MSATTPHTPAKLRLLELLAAIATAQWRDFAAAAARHGLTSTQAKALAQLDAPVPMRGLATLLVCDASNVTGIVDRLEARGLVRREADPADRRVKNVVATDAGREIIRRVREEMQATHGALDTLDEEESATLHALLERLRPTMESKAL is encoded by the coding sequence ATGAGCGCCACCACCCCGCACACGCCCGCCAAGCTCCGGCTGCTGGAACTGCTCGCGGCGATCGCCACCGCCCAGTGGCGGGACTTCGCGGCGGCGGCGGCCCGGCACGGCCTCACCTCCACCCAGGCCAAGGCCCTCGCCCAGCTCGACGCGCCGGTCCCGATGCGCGGACTCGCCACCCTGCTGGTGTGTGACGCATCCAACGTCACCGGGATCGTCGACCGGCTCGAAGCCCGCGGGCTGGTCCGGCGCGAGGCGGACCCCGCCGACCGCCGCGTCAAGAACGTCGTGGCCACCGACGCGGGCCGCGAGATCATCCGGCGCGTGCGCGAGGAGATGCAGGCCACGCACGGCGCGCTCGACACCCTCGACGAGGAGGAGAGCGCGACGCTCCACGCCCTGCTGGAGCGGCTGCGCCCGACGATGGAGAGCAAGGCGCTCTGA